In Massilia violaceinigra, one DNA window encodes the following:
- a CDS encoding TonB-dependent receptor has protein sequence MNNYKKTAIAVAVAQIALMSSSVAMAQAVTPAPVKESASSDAAVVVVSGQRAALNSAQKVKQNSDEIVDSIVADDIGKLPDRSVTEVLQRVVGVTIDRTMSKADPEHFSVEGSGVSIRGLNYVRSELNGRDSFSANGGRSLNFEDVPPELMAGVDIYKNPSAEQTEGAIGGLVNLRTAMPFDFKDMKVALSGQTTYSALKKGRSSPSASMLFSNRWKTGIGEVGALFDLAYSESATRTDALQVEPYFPRDNVVPGKTVWIPKGASWRTLNFERQREGAYGALQWRPNRDLNTSLTYFKSRYKMDWDEQAIFAASNPYNILVSPGATYDDKGAFVSGTLTDPADKGINYGGDTRIANRKSDTTDVSWNLVWRPSSSWTFKSDLQSIRAKTANLDSTVATGVQMPKQQLDLGGGRPNLIFDSDDLAYLANPNNYYWAFTQEHADRSKAKGTAWKGDAQYDFDHKVLRDIRFGVRLTKRDAVTEKTNPDYNWVAVSQPWQLGWNIGQLASLGDPRFAGNTRVHNFNNFFGGKVSVPSLVVPNTSLATGYPDSYAGLHKYHDILCNENAAAKGATPDCAPWKAASYGTDPAGSNEQTEKTGAIYTQARFGFDDLAMPIDGNIGLRYVKTDMKASGYTVFSYTRPTIPAGYQTIGPAIPNIPAFVRPQDYSNSYSNVLPSLNLRMKASDKLQFRFAVASALSRPDFSQLQGYTTLSQKVNTTSNDAAAIVRVNSVALTGEGSGNPALKPVTSRQVDLTAEWYFAPAGSLTLAVFNKQLKDIIVDQSYNFQLPDVNGVMNDFTVTAPINGAKGRARGFELAYQQYFDNLPQWLSGLGVQANFTFVDGKKTMYSSVFQEYCAGGAGNNAANLNLNMNGCDTNGRAFGNLPLYNQSRRSYNLALMYDKGPLSSRLAYNWRSRSLQGVNVNGTRGDDGTDTNPASSTVGAHNVSYGLPTWAAAYGQLDASIFYKITEQLSFGLEAQNINDAKFRQEMDQTIGAKGRAWFVTGPRYTAQMRYSF, from the coding sequence TTGAACAACTACAAGAAAACAGCGATTGCCGTGGCCGTGGCCCAGATCGCACTGATGTCGAGCAGCGTGGCGATGGCCCAGGCCGTAACGCCTGCGCCAGTCAAGGAAAGCGCGAGCAGCGATGCCGCCGTGGTGGTCGTCAGCGGCCAGCGCGCGGCATTGAACTCGGCGCAGAAAGTCAAACAGAATTCCGACGAAATCGTCGATTCGATTGTCGCCGACGATATCGGCAAGCTGCCCGACCGCTCGGTGACGGAAGTACTGCAGCGCGTGGTGGGCGTGACGATCGACCGCACCATGAGCAAGGCCGATCCTGAACACTTTTCGGTGGAAGGCTCGGGCGTGTCGATCCGCGGCTTGAACTACGTGCGCTCGGAACTGAACGGCCGCGATTCGTTTTCGGCCAATGGCGGCCGCTCGCTCAATTTCGAGGACGTGCCGCCCGAACTGATGGCCGGCGTCGACATCTACAAGAACCCGTCCGCGGAGCAGACCGAAGGCGCCATTGGTGGCCTGGTGAACCTGCGCACCGCCATGCCGTTCGATTTCAAGGACATGAAGGTGGCGCTGTCGGGGCAGACAACGTACTCCGCGCTGAAAAAGGGCCGCAGCTCGCCGTCGGCCTCGATGCTGTTCTCCAACCGCTGGAAGACCGGCATCGGCGAAGTCGGCGCGCTGTTCGACCTGGCCTATTCCGAAAGCGCGACCCGCACCGACGCCCTGCAGGTCGAACCGTATTTTCCGCGCGACAATGTCGTCCCCGGCAAAACCGTCTGGATTCCCAAGGGCGCGTCCTGGCGCACGCTCAATTTCGAGCGCCAGCGCGAAGGCGCATACGGCGCCCTGCAATGGCGCCCGAACCGTGACCTGAACACATCGCTGACGTACTTCAAGTCGCGTTACAAAATGGACTGGGACGAGCAGGCCATCTTTGCCGCCTCCAACCCGTACAACATCCTGGTCAGTCCCGGCGCGACCTACGATGACAAGGGCGCTTTCGTGAGCGGCACACTGACCGATCCGGCCGACAAGGGCATCAACTACGGCGGCGATACGCGCATTGCGAACCGCAAGTCCGATACCACGGACGTGTCGTGGAACCTGGTATGGCGCCCGAGCAGCAGCTGGACCTTCAAGTCGGACCTGCAAAGCATCCGCGCCAAGACCGCCAATCTCGATTCGACCGTCGCCACCGGCGTGCAGATGCCCAAGCAGCAGCTGGACCTGGGCGGCGGCAGGCCGAACCTGATTTTCGACAGCGACGACCTGGCCTACCTGGCCAATCCGAATAACTATTACTGGGCCTTCACCCAGGAGCACGCGGACCGCAGCAAGGCCAAGGGAACCGCGTGGAAGGGCGACGCCCAGTACGACTTCGATCACAAGGTGCTGCGCGATATCCGCTTCGGCGTGCGCCTGACCAAGCGTGACGCGGTCACCGAAAAAACCAACCCGGACTACAACTGGGTCGCCGTTTCGCAGCCGTGGCAACTGGGCTGGAATATCGGCCAACTGGCGTCGCTGGGCGACCCGCGCTTTGCCGGCAACACGCGCGTGCACAACTTTAACAATTTCTTCGGCGGCAAAGTGTCGGTGCCATCGCTGGTGGTGCCAAATACCTCGCTGGCCACGGGTTACCCCGACAGCTACGCAGGACTGCACAAATACCACGACATCCTGTGTAACGAGAACGCCGCCGCCAAGGGCGCCACGCCCGATTGCGCGCCATGGAAGGCTGCATCCTACGGCACCGATCCGGCGGGCTCGAACGAGCAGACCGAAAAGACCGGCGCCATCTACACGCAGGCGCGCTTCGGTTTCGACGATCTGGCGATGCCGATCGATGGCAATATCGGCCTGCGCTATGTGAAGACCGACATGAAGGCGAGCGGCTACACGGTGTTCAGCTACACCCGCCCGACCATCCCCGCAGGCTACCAGACCATCGGCCCGGCCATCCCGAACATCCCGGCGTTCGTGCGCCCGCAGGATTACAGCAATTCGTACAGCAACGTGCTGCCAAGCCTGAACCTGCGCATGAAGGCCAGCGACAAACTGCAATTCCGCTTTGCTGTCGCCTCGGCTCTGTCGCGCCCGGATTTTTCGCAATTGCAGGGCTATACGACGCTGTCGCAGAAAGTGAACACCACCTCCAACGACGCTGCCGCCATCGTGCGCGTGAACAGCGTGGCCTTGACTGGCGAAGGCTCCGGCAATCCTGCGCTCAAGCCGGTCACGTCGCGCCAGGTCGACCTGACGGCCGAATGGTATTTCGCACCGGCCGGCTCGCTGACCCTTGCGGTGTTTAACAAGCAGCTCAAGGACATCATCGTCGACCAGAGCTACAACTTCCAGCTGCCCGACGTGAATGGCGTGATGAACGACTTCACGGTGACCGCACCGATCAACGGCGCCAAGGGCAGGGCGCGCGGTTTCGAGCTCGCATACCAGCAGTATTTCGACAATCTGCCGCAATGGCTGTCGGGCCTGGGCGTGCAGGCCAATTTCACCTTCGTCGACGGCAAGAAGACCATGTATTCGTCGGTGTTCCAGGAATACTGCGCCGGTGGCGCCGGCAATAACGCGGCCAACCTGAACCTGAACATGAACGGCTGCGACACCAACGGCCGTGCCTTCGGCAATCTGCCGCTGTACAACCAGTCGCGCCGTTCGTACAACCTGGCGCTGATGTACGACAAAGGCCCCCTGTCGTCACGCCTGGCGTACAACTGGCGTTCGCGCAGCCTGCAGGGAGTCAATGTGAACGGCACCCGCGGCGACGATGGTACCGACACCAATCCGGCCAGTTCGACGGTCGGCGCCCACAATGTGAGCTACGGTTTGCCGACCTGGGCGGCGGCGTACGGCCAGCTCGATGCCTCGATCTTCTACAAGATCACCGAGCAACTGTCGTTCGGCCTGGAAGCGCAGAACATCAACGATGCGAAGTTCAGGCAGGAGATGGACCAGACAATAGGCGCCAAGGGGCGTGCCTGGTTCGTCACCGGTCCACGCTACACGGCGCAGATGCGCTACAGCTTCTGA
- a CDS encoding GH35 family beta-galactosidase, whose protein sequence is MNRLLVAALAVAATSAAAAPPLPQLVQKDGRHALMVDGAPFVMLGAQAHNSSNYPAALKKVWPAIRDMHANTLEIPVAWEQIEPVEGKFDFSYVDTLVAEARKNKVRLVLLWFATWKNTNPQYSPEWVKFDNQRFPRMVDKDGKVNYCMSPFGEETLKADKKAFVALMAHIKKIDEAHRTVIMMQVQNEVGTYGLVRDYGAKAQAAFAQAVPQAVLERQKSPVKLAARGTWSEVYGDYAEQYFHTYAIASYIGDIARAGRAVYNLPMYVNNALRDPIEPMAPWKGNFASGGPTYDVIDIYKAAAPAIDFAAPDIYMPQSAKFTGTLDRFQRPDNPLMVPELGNAATYARYTYQVLGRGALGFAPFGIDYADYSNFPLGSKLTDKTMVEPFGSIFAVFRPMERQWAKWAFEGRTYGVAESDERTEQTIAMKNWKATVSFRQWRFGEKEWNPEIKDEPANTEKPSGGVSIAQIGENEFIVVGQQVRLRLGGAGSNEGKPTMLARVEEGSFDPSGKWVMERNWNGDQVDYGINLPAKPIVLKIRIGTY, encoded by the coding sequence GTGAACCGCTTGCTCGTCGCAGCGCTTGCCGTAGCGGCCACCAGCGCGGCGGCCGCCCCACCGCTGCCGCAGCTGGTGCAAAAGGATGGGCGCCATGCGCTCATGGTCGATGGCGCGCCGTTCGTGATGCTGGGCGCCCAGGCCCACAATTCGAGCAATTATCCGGCCGCGCTGAAAAAGGTGTGGCCGGCGATCAGGGACATGCACGCCAATACGCTTGAAATTCCCGTGGCGTGGGAACAGATCGAGCCGGTCGAAGGCAAATTCGATTTCAGCTATGTCGATACGCTGGTGGCCGAGGCGCGCAAGAACAAGGTGCGTCTCGTGCTGCTGTGGTTCGCCACCTGGAAGAACACCAATCCGCAATACAGCCCGGAATGGGTCAAGTTCGACAACCAGCGCTTCCCGCGCATGGTCGACAAGGATGGCAAGGTCAATTACTGCATGTCGCCGTTCGGCGAAGAGACACTCAAGGCCGATAAAAAGGCCTTTGTCGCGCTGATGGCCCACATCAAGAAGATCGATGAAGCGCATCGCACGGTCATCATGATGCAGGTGCAGAACGAAGTCGGCACGTATGGGCTGGTGCGCGATTATGGAGCGAAGGCGCAGGCGGCGTTTGCGCAGGCGGTGCCGCAGGCTGTGCTGGAGCGCCAGAAGTCGCCGGTGAAGCTGGCGGCCAGGGGCACGTGGTCCGAGGTGTATGGCGACTACGCCGAGCAGTATTTCCATACCTATGCCATCGCCAGCTATATCGGCGATATCGCCAGGGCCGGACGCGCGGTGTACAACCTGCCGATGTACGTCAATAACGCCCTGCGCGATCCGATCGAGCCGATGGCGCCGTGGAAGGGCAATTTCGCCAGCGGCGGGCCGACCTACGATGTCATCGACATCTACAAGGCGGCCGCACCGGCGATCGATTTCGCCGCGCCGGATATCTATATGCCGCAGTCGGCCAAGTTTACGGGAACGCTCGACCGCTTCCAGCGGCCCGATAACCCGCTGATGGTGCCGGAACTCGGTAACGCGGCCACCTACGCACGCTACACCTACCAGGTGCTCGGACGCGGCGCGCTGGGGTTTGCGCCGTTCGGCATCGATTACGCCGACTACAGCAATTTCCCGCTCGGCTCCAAGCTGACCGACAAGACGATGGTCGAACCGTTCGGATCGATCTTTGCCGTGTTCCGGCCGATGGAGCGGCAGTGGGCCAAGTGGGCGTTCGAGGGCCGTACCTACGGCGTGGCTGAAAGTGACGAGCGCACCGAGCAAACGATCGCCATGAAAAACTGGAAAGCCACTGTGTCGTTTCGCCAGTGGCGCTTCGGCGAAAAGGAATGGAATCCCGAAATCAAGGATGAACCGGCGAATACCGAGAAGCCGAGCGGCGGCGTCTCGATTGCCCAGATCGGTGAGAACGAATTCATCGTCGTCGGCCAGCAGGTGCGCCTGCGGCTGGGCGGCGCCGGCAGCAACGAGGGCAAGCCGACCATGCTGGCACGGGTGGAGGAGGGCAGTTTCGACCCTTCCGGCAAATGGGTCATGGAGCGCAACTGGAATGGCGACCAGGTCGACTACGGCATCAACCTGCCGGCCAAGCCAATCGTCCTGAAAATCAGAATCGGCACCTACTAA
- a CDS encoding glycoside hydrolase family 31 protein, translating into MRLKSLVGTASCLALMASGHALADTFEKTGSGVVVKPDQGAAKEVRLEVMSENIIHVVKSDQPGKEFTPSMMTVAKPCACQFTVSDADKDVVTLNAGKISARVSLKTGLVKFYNARGDVFLTQSSERLTPVKVDGKPFLAIKQGFNPGLKDAYYGLGQHQNAQMNMNGEDVLLAQHNMDVAVPFVISDKNYGVLWDNNSISRFGDPTPYGPMKRDLKLVDASGKAGGLTARYYVGDKLVLTRHETDIDYKYLKDVAENWPKELGPLKDLKDVKVVWDATLSSAKAGVHKMQLYSSDYATLTLDGKQVLDVWRQGWNPWYHNFEVKFAANKPVKLHLEWKPTGGMIAITHNDPLPQAERHSLTFSSEIAQAINYYVINADNMDSVIAGYRHLTGQAPMMPKWAYGFWQSRQRYETQDQILGAVREYRKRGWPLDNIVQDWFYWPENGWGSHDFDKSRFPDPKGMVDEIHKNNVRVMLSIWGKFYADTDNYKEFASKGHMWTRNVENGDLDWVGPGYKNAHYDPYTQEARDIYYRQVKTKLGGLGFDSWWMDNSEPDVLSNTRPEDFKKLIGPTVYGAGEITYNTYSMPHTQALIEGLTRDQPDTRQLILSRSGFAGIQRNAVAVWSGDTVGRWNNLYDQISAGVNFSMSGIPNWTHDIGGYAQEVRFQGGDVGSAQENRSTGTATVKPEDLKEWQELNLRWFQFGAFTPLFRSHGEVVKREIYNIAPDKSEMQDSMVWYLKLRYRLMPYIYASASDIYYHSGTVMRGLVMDFPKDDQVKDIKDQYLFGRDLMVAPVHVYGARERTVYMPKGAAWYDFYTGALHQGGKTVAMQAPVARMPLLVKAGAILPMGPVTQYVDEKPDAPVTLNIYTGADGKFSLYEDDGVTNAYTRGEFTRIPLSYDDKTKTVTIGERTGQYKGMVAKRQFKVRFIKAGVSSSDNFDQADKEVSYEGKALTINM; encoded by the coding sequence ATGCGTCTTAAATCACTGGTGGGAACCGCTTCCTGCCTGGCGTTGATGGCTTCAGGCCACGCCCTCGCGGACACCTTCGAGAAAACCGGCAGCGGCGTGGTCGTCAAGCCCGACCAGGGCGCGGCGAAGGAAGTGCGCCTCGAGGTCATGAGCGAGAACATCATCCACGTCGTCAAATCCGACCAGCCGGGCAAGGAGTTCACGCCTTCGATGATGACGGTGGCCAAACCGTGCGCCTGCCAGTTCACGGTCAGCGATGCCGACAAGGACGTGGTGACGCTTAACGCCGGCAAGATCTCGGCCAGGGTGTCGCTGAAAACCGGCCTGGTGAAGTTCTATAACGCCAGGGGCGACGTGTTCCTCACCCAGTCGTCCGAGCGTCTCACGCCGGTGAAGGTCGACGGCAAGCCGTTTTTGGCGATCAAGCAGGGCTTCAATCCGGGCTTGAAAGATGCGTATTACGGCCTGGGCCAGCACCAGAACGCGCAGATGAACATGAATGGCGAGGACGTTCTGCTGGCGCAGCACAATATGGATGTGGCGGTGCCGTTCGTTATCTCCGACAAAAACTATGGCGTCCTGTGGGATAACAATTCGATCTCGCGCTTCGGCGACCCGACACCGTACGGCCCGATGAAGCGCGACCTGAAACTGGTCGACGCCAGCGGCAAGGCCGGCGGCCTGACCGCGCGCTACTACGTGGGCGACAAGCTGGTGCTGACCCGCCACGAAACCGACATCGACTACAAATACCTCAAGGATGTCGCCGAAAACTGGCCGAAGGAACTCGGCCCGCTGAAAGACCTGAAGGACGTCAAGGTGGTGTGGGACGCTACCCTCAGTTCGGCCAAGGCCGGCGTGCATAAGATGCAGCTGTATTCGTCCGATTACGCGACCTTGACGCTCGATGGCAAGCAGGTGCTCGACGTCTGGCGCCAGGGCTGGAACCCGTGGTACCACAATTTCGAGGTGAAGTTCGCCGCCAACAAGCCGGTCAAGCTGCACCTGGAATGGAAACCGACCGGCGGCATGATCGCGATCACGCACAACGATCCGCTGCCGCAGGCGGAGCGCCATTCGCTGACGTTTTCGTCCGAGATCGCCCAGGCCATCAATTACTACGTCATCAACGCCGACAACATGGACAGCGTGATCGCCGGCTACCGCCACCTGACCGGACAGGCGCCGATGATGCCGAAGTGGGCCTACGGCTTCTGGCAGTCGCGCCAGCGCTACGAAACCCAGGACCAGATCCTCGGCGCGGTGCGCGAATACCGCAAGCGCGGCTGGCCGTTGGATAACATCGTGCAGGACTGGTTCTACTGGCCCGAAAACGGCTGGGGCTCGCACGATTTCGACAAGTCCCGCTTTCCCGACCCGAAAGGCATGGTCGATGAGATCCACAAGAACAATGTGCGCGTGATGCTGTCTATCTGGGGCAAGTTCTATGCCGATACGGACAACTACAAGGAATTCGCGTCCAAGGGCCACATGTGGACCAGGAACGTCGAAAACGGCGACCTTGACTGGGTCGGCCCGGGCTATAAAAATGCCCACTACGATCCGTACACGCAGGAAGCGCGCGATATCTATTATCGCCAGGTCAAGACCAAGCTCGGTGGCCTCGGATTCGATTCGTGGTGGATGGATAACAGCGAGCCGGACGTGCTGTCGAATACCCGCCCCGAGGATTTCAAGAAGCTGATCGGGCCGACCGTGTACGGCGCCGGCGAAATCACCTACAACACCTACAGCATGCCGCACACGCAGGCGCTGATCGAGGGCCTCACACGCGACCAGCCCGATACGCGCCAGCTGATCCTGTCGCGCTCCGGTTTCGCCGGCATCCAGCGCAACGCGGTGGCGGTGTGGAGTGGCGATACGGTGGGACGCTGGAATAACCTGTACGACCAGATTTCGGCTGGTGTCAATTTCTCGATGTCGGGCATTCCCAACTGGACCCACGATATCGGCGGCTATGCCCAGGAAGTGCGCTTCCAGGGTGGCGACGTGGGCTCGGCCCAGGAAAACCGCAGCACCGGCACCGCCACGGTCAAGCCGGAAGACCTGAAGGAGTGGCAGGAACTGAATCTGCGCTGGTTCCAGTTCGGTGCCTTTACGCCGCTGTTCCGCTCGCACGGCGAAGTGGTCAAACGCGAGATTTACAACATCGCGCCGGACAAGTCGGAGATGCAGGACTCGATGGTGTGGTACCTGAAACTGCGCTATCGCCTGATGCCGTACATTTACGCGTCGGCTTCGGATATCTATTACCACTCCGGCACCGTGATGCGCGGGCTGGTGATGGATTTCCCGAAGGATGACCAGGTCAAGGATATCAAGGATCAGTACCTGTTCGGACGCGACCTGATGGTGGCGCCGGTGCACGTGTACGGCGCGCGCGAGCGCACGGTGTACATGCCGAAAGGGGCCGCATGGTACGACTTCTATACCGGCGCGCTGCACCAGGGCGGCAAGACGGTGGCCATGCAGGCCCCGGTCGCGCGCATGCCGCTGCTGGTCAAGGCCGGTGCGATCCTGCCGATGGGACCCGTGACGCAGTATGTCGATGAAAAACCGGACGCCCCGGTCACGCTCAATATCTACACCGGCGCCGACGGCAAATTCAGCCTGTACGAGGATGATGGCGTCACCAATGCCTACACCCGCGGGGAATTTACCCGCATTCCGCTCAGTTACGACGATAAAACCAAAACCGTGACCATCGGCGAGCGCACTGGCCAGTACAAGGGCATGGTCGCCAAGCGTCAGTTCAAGGTTCGCTTCATTAAGGCTGGCGTATCGAGTTCCGACAACTTCGATCAGGCCGACAAGGAAGTCAGTTATGAGGGCAAGGCGCTGACCATCAATATGTAA
- the nosZ gene encoding TAT-dependent nitrous-oxide reductase yields the protein MKKNSPATSSPAIAGSRRDFLGKSALAGLATAGATIGLTGCKEEAAPGKAAVPAKAADTGEHIKPGQLDAYYAFISAGHGGEVRVLGLPSGRTLKRIPVFNTDCMVGWGITNESKAIMGTKPDGSLQYTTGDTHHVHGSYKDGTYDSRWLFVNDKIHSRLARIRMDTMECDKITSLPNVMGFHGIFPDKRDPVDAAINYTTRVFCGTEFHTPLPNDGRDLDDPTKWGCLFTCVDAASMEVRWQCRIDGNMELVASSYDGKLAAATQYNTEGGADLAGMMSAERDACVFFNVARIEQAVKDGKSTTIGGSKVPVVDGRKAANADPATALTCYVPVGKNPHGVNASPDGKYFVCAGKLSPTATVIELTKVLGWFGGEVKQPRDCVVAEPELGLGPLHTAFDGKGNAFTSLFLDSQVVKWNVDASIAQFKGDKAAKVVLDRIDVHYQPGHGYASMGETKEADGKYFNSGNKFSKDRFLPVGPLHCETEQLIDISGAKMSLMADHTAYPEPHDGIIVRRDVVNTRQIHNMADFPNAVTPETAGIERKGNKVQVRMMSQAPSFSMPVIKVKVGDEVTLTLTNYDKVEDLTHGCAIPTHNINFIVNPQETKSVTFKADRAGAYWIYCTHFCHALHLEMRSRLLVEA from the coding sequence ATGAAGAAGAACAGTCCAGCAACGTCCAGTCCCGCCATTGCCGGCAGCCGCCGCGATTTTCTCGGCAAGAGCGCCCTGGCCGGCCTGGCCACCGCAGGCGCCACCATCGGTCTGACAGGATGCAAGGAAGAGGCCGCGCCAGGCAAGGCGGCCGTGCCCGCCAAAGCCGCCGACACCGGCGAGCACATCAAACCCGGCCAGCTCGATGCCTATTACGCCTTCATCAGCGCCGGCCACGGCGGCGAAGTGCGCGTGCTCGGCCTGCCGTCGGGCCGTACCTTGAAGCGCATCCCCGTGTTCAATACCGATTGCATGGTCGGCTGGGGCATCACCAACGAATCGAAGGCGATCATGGGCACCAAGCCCGATGGCAGCCTGCAGTACACCACGGGCGACACCCACCACGTGCACGGCAGCTACAAGGACGGCACGTACGACAGCCGCTGGCTGTTCGTCAACGACAAGATCCATTCGCGCCTGGCCCGCATCCGCATGGATACGATGGAGTGCGACAAGATCACCAGCCTGCCGAACGTGATGGGCTTCCACGGCATTTTCCCGGACAAGCGCGACCCGGTCGACGCCGCCATCAATTACACCACGCGCGTATTCTGCGGCACCGAATTCCATACGCCGCTGCCCAACGACGGGCGCGACCTGGACGATCCGACCAAGTGGGGCTGTCTGTTTACCTGCGTCGACGCGGCCAGCATGGAAGTGCGCTGGCAGTGCCGCATCGACGGCAACATGGAGCTGGTTGCGTCGTCCTACGACGGCAAGCTGGCCGCCGCCACCCAGTACAACACCGAAGGCGGCGCCGACCTGGCCGGCATGATGTCGGCCGAGCGCGACGCCTGCGTGTTCTTCAACGTGGCCCGCATCGAGCAAGCCGTCAAGGATGGCAAGTCGACCACCATCGGCGGCTCCAAGGTGCCGGTGGTCGACGGTCGCAAGGCCGCCAACGCCGATCCCGCCACCGCGCTGACCTGCTACGTGCCGGTCGGTAAGAACCCGCACGGCGTCAACGCCAGCCCGGACGGAAAATATTTCGTTTGCGCCGGCAAGCTGTCGCCGACCGCGACCGTGATCGAACTGACCAAGGTCCTCGGCTGGTTCGGCGGCGAAGTCAAGCAGCCGCGCGATTGCGTGGTGGCCGAACCGGAACTGGGGCTGGGTCCGTTGCACACCGCGTTCGACGGCAAGGGCAATGCCTTTACCTCGCTGTTCCTCGACAGTCAGGTCGTGAAATGGAACGTGGATGCGTCGATTGCCCAGTTCAAGGGAGACAAGGCGGCCAAGGTGGTGCTCGACCGCATCGACGTGCATTACCAGCCGGGCCACGGCTACGCATCGATGGGTGAAACCAAGGAAGCGGACGGCAAGTATTTCAACTCGGGTAACAAGTTCTCGAAAGACCGTTTCCTGCCGGTCGGCCCGCTGCACTGCGAAACCGAGCAGCTGATCGACATCAGCGGCGCCAAGATGAGCCTGATGGCCGACCATACCGCCTATCCGGAACCGCACGACGGCATCATCGTGCGCCGCGACGTGGTCAATACGCGCCAGATTCACAACATGGCCGACTTCCCGAACGCGGTCACGCCCGAAACCGCCGGCATCGAGCGCAAAGGCAACAAGGTGCAGGTACGCATGATGTCGCAGGCGCCGTCCTTTAGCATGCCGGTGATTAAAGTCAAGGTGGGCGACGAGGTCACGCTGACGCTGACCAACTACGACAAAGTGGAAGATTTGACGCACGGTTGCGCAATTCCGACGCATAACATCAACTTTATCGTCAACCCGCAGGAAACCAAATCGGTGACCTTCAAGGCGGACCGTGCCGGTGCATACTGGATTTATTGCACCCACTTCTGCCACGCACTGCATCTGGAAATGCGCAGCCGCCTGCTGGTCGAAGCGTAA